The Parcubacteria group bacterium genome has a window encoding:
- a CDS encoding HIT family protein, with protein sequence MCCFFCKIVDKLKERDDILFEDDHVFVMMDQDDAVKGHVLVVWKDHKLNFSDLTESESKYFSDAVYKVEKELLKELRVGKSIILKSGGLESHFHFHIYPVPENIQWQTVKDIFDKEIQYTFIDGEKEKFIEKMQERLKNR encoded by the coding sequence ATGTGTTGTTTTTTCTGCAAAATTGTCGATAAGTTGAAAGAACGAGATGATATTCTTTTTGAGGATGATCATGTTTTTGTGATGATGGATCAAGATGATGCTGTAAAAGGGCATGTTTTGGTTGTATGGAAAGATCATAAACTGAATTTTTCTGATCTTACAGAATCTGAGAGTAAATATTTTTCTGATGCTGTATATAAAGTAGAAAAAGAATTATTGAAAGAATTGCGGGTAGGAAAATCAATAATTCTTAAAAGCGGTGGATTAGAATCACATTTTCATTTTCATATTTATCCTGTACCAGAAAACATACAATGGCAAACCGTAAAAGATATTTTTGACAAAGAAATACAATATACTTTTATTGATGGTGAAAAAG
- a CDS encoding thrombospondin type 3 repeat-containing protein, producing the protein MKRFIAPIVIVGGILLTTCVVYAQAITITSEQQSAFMSRAHVDPGNIVVPKMVDVPLSFEESAQLLTLVADESGAITPSTVITHTQSQSLHLTANDSFGGGDAHNMVDASYETFAEFPFVEGHVVSDNVTTVTDQYDNETRASERETSVASENTVDIDITANRPFTTDTLSLQLDDYITKPTHIRIASIDVSGKEHVLLPEKFYNQSTINFPKSTSDHFRITLKYAKPLRVNEITFSEQGIPQAIERFVRFVAVPQKTYDVYFNASERVKVSEQEAPNFNKDKSMPIITPMSITDNPLYKKADADSDGVIDRDDNCVTVSNSDQVDKDGNGIGDACEDFDHDGVMNALDNCPDTVNRVQADEDFDGIGDACDGTESRLMEKYSWIPYIALVAVFVIVTMLIIKTLKQK; encoded by the coding sequence ATGAAAAGATTCATTGCACCGATAGTGATCGTGGGTGGTATTCTCCTAACGACGTGTGTTGTGTACGCGCAAGCAATAACGATTACTTCAGAGCAACAAAGTGCATTCATGTCACGAGCGCATGTTGATCCGGGAAATATCGTTGTACCAAAAATGGTTGATGTCCCGTTATCATTCGAAGAGAGTGCGCAACTGCTTACACTTGTCGCTGATGAGTCTGGTGCTATCACACCATCAACCGTGATCACACATACACAAAGTCAGTCATTGCACCTCACAGCAAATGATTCCTTTGGAGGTGGCGATGCGCATAATATGGTAGATGCTTCCTATGAGACATTTGCAGAATTTCCTTTCGTGGAGGGGCACGTTGTCAGTGATAACGTGACTACTGTGACCGACCAGTATGATAATGAAACACGCGCGAGTGAACGAGAGACGTCTGTTGCTTCTGAAAATACAGTGGACATTGATATTACGGCAAACCGGCCGTTTACAACAGATACGCTGTCTCTTCAATTGGATGATTACATCACAAAGCCAACGCATATACGTATCGCATCCATCGATGTGAGTGGTAAAGAACATGTGTTACTTCCGGAAAAATTTTACAACCAATCAACGATCAATTTCCCCAAAAGCACATCTGATCATTTTCGCATTACACTAAAGTATGCAAAACCGCTTCGTGTCAATGAGATCACATTTTCCGAACAAGGGATCCCGCAAGCGATAGAACGTTTCGTGCGCTTTGTGGCTGTACCACAAAAAACATATGATGTGTATTTCAATGCGTCAGAGCGTGTAAAAGTGTCGGAGCAGGAAGCGCCAAACTTCAACAAGGATAAATCTATGCCGATCATAACGCCGATGTCCATAACGGATAATCCCCTGTATAAAAAAGCTGATGCGGATAGTGACGGCGTGATCGATCGTGATGATAACTGTGTTACTGTGTCAAACAGCGATCAGGTTGATAAAGATGGTAACGGCATAGGCGATGCATGTGAAGATTTCGATCATGATGGTGTGATGAATGCGTTGGATAATTGTCCGGACACTGTCAATCGTGTGCAGGCTGATGAAGACTTTGACGGCATCGGCGATGCATGTGACGGCACGGAAAGTCGTTTGATGGAAAAATATTCATGGATCCCCTATATCGCATTGGTAGCGGTTTTTGTGATCGTGACAATGTTGATCATCAAGACCCTCAAACAAAAATAA
- the rplU gene encoding 50S ribosomal protein L21: protein MLAIIKTGGKQYKVSEGDKIKVEKLAGEVGDKVTFAEVLLVGDEKKVAVGMPVVEKATVEGKITEQDRHDKVWGIKFKAKKRYKLKFGHRQAYTEVQITKVA from the coding sequence ATGTTGGCTATAATCAAAACAGGCGGAAAACAATATAAAGTTTCTGAAGGTGATAAAATCAAGGTAGAAAAACTTGCAGGAGAGGTCGGCGATAAAGTGACCTTTGCGGAGGTTTTGCTTGTCGGTGATGAGAAAAAGGTGGCAGTCGGTATGCCGGTTGTAGAAAAAGCAACGGTAGAAGGCAAGATCACGGAACAAGATCGCCATGACAAAGTGTGGGGCATCAAGTTCAAAGCCAAAAAGCGCTACAAACTCAAATTCGGACACCGTCAGGCGTATACAGAAGTACAGATCACAAAAGTTGCATAA
- a CDS encoding NAD(P)-dependent oxidoreductase encodes MQKILILGAKGMLGQELVEVYKGDKEYEVTAWDQEDIDVTDLVALRQKVTDLLPDVIFNAVAYNAVDACEEDDQEYLKAEILNSDVPEELAKIAKNIQAKLVHYSTDYVFDGECPKHSEGEVGVFCDDACVKYTCENSGNRPSYYTYREDDAPHPLSRYGLSKLHGEQNVARYADHYYIIRLSKLFGKPAISAVGKKSFFDMMRELGDKSGKAGAEQFNMVKAVDGEVSKFTYAPDLARVSKDIIEKNLLSGIIHVANDGVASWYDGAKELFDILGFTTEIVPVPPETFPRPAKRPASSVLSVTKVPQLRHYRDALREYVEKKDK; translated from the coding sequence ATGCAAAAAATATTGATTCTCGGTGCAAAGGGGATGCTCGGACAGGAATTGGTAGAAGTGTATAAGGGCGATAAAGAGTATGAGGTGACAGCGTGGGATCAAGAAGATATCGACGTGACTGATCTCGTGGCACTGCGACAAAAGGTTACGGATCTTTTGCCGGATGTGATTTTCAATGCGGTTGCATATAATGCTGTGGATGCGTGCGAAGAGGATGATCAGGAATACCTCAAAGCGGAAATATTGAATAGTGATGTGCCGGAAGAATTGGCAAAAATCGCAAAGAATATCCAAGCGAAACTCGTGCATTATTCTACGGATTATGTTTTTGATGGAGAGTGTCCAAAACATAGTGAGGGAGAGGTTGGTGTGTTTTGTGATGATGCATGCGTGAAGTACACGTGTGAAAATTCAGGGAATCGTCCATCATATTATACATATCGTGAAGACGATGCGCCGCATCCTCTATCGCGTTATGGGTTGTCCAAGTTGCATGGCGAGCAAAATGTCGCACGATATGCCGACCACTACTATATCATTCGCCTATCAAAACTTTTTGGCAAACCAGCAATTTCTGCTGTGGGCAAAAAAAGTTTTTTTGACATGATGCGTGAATTGGGAGATAAATCCGGCAAAGCCGGTGCAGAGCAATTTAACATGGTAAAAGCAGTTGACGGGGAAGTGAGTAAATTCACCTATGCGCCGGATCTTGCGCGCGTGAGCAAAGACATCATAGAGAAGAATCTTTTGTCAGGCATTATTCATGTGGCAAATGACGGTGTGGCTTCGTGGTATGACGGCGCCAAGGAATTATTTGATATTCTCGGATTTACAACGGAGATTGTTCCTGTGCCGCCGGAAACATTTCCACGTCCTGCCAAACGTCCAGCATCTTCCGTGCTCTCGGTGACCAAAGTCCCGCAATTACGCCATTATCGTGACGCATTAAGGGAATATGTGGAGAAAAAGGACAAATAG